In Candidatus Cloacimonadota bacterium, the following proteins share a genomic window:
- a CDS encoding methyltransferase domain-containing protein, giving the protein MDYKEHYRQDALVFDYFRRDKLTPGEVRRTQFTLSLCAIRPGMRVLDVGSGRGWFSLAAAKLGAEVTALDLSESNLARIKAEDPSIATVYGDASAIPDLGGFDLIVALEVLEHLVEPGTALRGIRKLLKPDGTLLVTVPYKEVIRYSLCIHCNQKTPVNAHLHSFDRESLTAVLVQSGFRVKAAKRFYHRALELFKINSLTRGFPLGVWKFLDRLSGISGDKYSYLAITAGLGTDNRSVS; this is encoded by the coding sequence ATGGATTACAAAGAGCATTACCGCCAGGACGCGCTGGTTTTTGACTATTTTCGCCGGGACAAGCTGACCCCCGGCGAAGTGAGGCGCACCCAGTTCACCCTGTCGCTCTGCGCGATCCGGCCCGGAATGCGGGTTTTGGATGTGGGCAGCGGCCGGGGTTGGTTCAGTTTGGCCGCGGCGAAGCTGGGGGCGGAAGTGACGGCTTTGGACCTCAGCGAGTCAAACCTGGCCCGGATCAAGGCGGAGGATCCATCCATCGCAACGGTTTACGGCGACGCCAGCGCTATCCCTGACCTGGGCGGGTTCGACCTCATCGTGGCCCTCGAGGTGCTGGAACATCTGGTGGAGCCGGGAACAGCGCTGCGCGGCATCCGCAAGCTGCTCAAACCGGACGGAACGCTTTTGGTGACAGTGCCTTACAAGGAAGTGATCCGCTATTCCCTCTGCATCCACTGCAACCAAAAGACTCCCGTGAACGCGCATCTGCACAGTTTCGACAGGGAATCCCTGACTGCCGTTTTGGTGCAAAGCGGTTTCCGAGTCAAGGCGGCCAAACGCTTTTACCACCGGGCTTTGGAGCTATTCAAGATCAATTCCCTCACCCGCGGTTTCCCCCTGGGCGTCTGGAAATTTCTGGATCGCCTGAGTGGGATATCCGGCGACAAATACAGCTATCTGGCGATCACGGCCGGTCTTGGAACAGACAACCGTTCAGTAAGTTAG